The following proteins come from a genomic window of Microbacterium sulfonylureivorans:
- a CDS encoding PTS mannitol transporter subunit IICB: MTTASAPATSGGSKVRVGVQRFGTYLSGMIMPNIPALIAWGIFTAFFIEVGWTPNADLATIVGPFIHYLLPIIIAYTGGNIVYGIRGGVVASIGVMGAIAGSDFLIAQFNATLAEGEAPLGQVHMFIGAMVMAPLSAYTMKWLDSLWEGKIKAGFEMLVNMFSAGIWGFVMAIVGFYPVAWLVNGLMQILSNAVNWLVEMNLLPLTSIIIEPAKVLFLNNAINHGVLTPLGIQQATEEGSSILFLLEANPGPGVGLLLAFTFFGIGAARASAPGAAVIQFFGGIHEVYFPYALMKPMVILALIAGGATGVTTNMLLGGALRAPAAPGSIIAVLAQTANGAYFAVILSVVLSAAVTMAIAAIILRASRKRDLEAMAATDDAFGAAITQTEAAKGKSSDALGGLRGGAATAAGGGIDPAVMTERAIKNIVFACDAGMGSSAMGASVLRNKFKKAGIEDVTVVNKAIAALDGSADLVITQNQLTDRARHVAPGAVHVSVDNFMNSPRYDEVVELVRDQHQDGV, from the coding sequence GGTCGGAGTCCAGCGCTTCGGAACGTACCTCTCCGGCATGATCATGCCGAACATCCCCGCGCTCATCGCGTGGGGAATCTTCACGGCCTTCTTCATCGAGGTCGGGTGGACGCCGAACGCCGATCTCGCCACGATCGTCGGCCCGTTCATCCACTACCTGCTGCCGATCATCATCGCCTACACGGGCGGCAACATCGTCTACGGCATCCGCGGCGGCGTCGTGGCGTCGATCGGCGTCATGGGCGCGATCGCAGGCTCGGACTTCCTGATCGCGCAGTTCAACGCGACGCTGGCGGAGGGCGAGGCTCCCCTCGGCCAGGTGCACATGTTCATCGGCGCGATGGTCATGGCGCCGCTGAGCGCGTACACGATGAAGTGGCTCGACAGCCTCTGGGAGGGGAAGATCAAGGCGGGCTTCGAGATGCTCGTCAACATGTTCTCTGCCGGCATCTGGGGCTTCGTGATGGCCATCGTCGGGTTCTACCCGGTCGCGTGGCTCGTCAACGGGCTCATGCAGATCCTGAGCAACGCCGTCAACTGGCTCGTCGAGATGAACCTGCTCCCGCTCACGAGCATCATCATCGAGCCGGCCAAGGTGCTCTTCCTCAACAACGCCATCAACCACGGCGTGCTGACGCCTCTGGGCATCCAGCAGGCCACCGAAGAGGGCTCGTCGATCCTGTTCCTCCTCGAGGCCAACCCCGGCCCCGGTGTGGGGCTGCTGCTCGCGTTCACGTTCTTCGGCATCGGGGCGGCACGCGCGTCGGCCCCCGGCGCCGCCGTGATCCAGTTCTTCGGCGGCATCCACGAGGTGTACTTCCCGTACGCGCTCATGAAGCCGATGGTGATCCTCGCACTGATCGCGGGCGGAGCGACCGGCGTGACCACCAACATGCTCCTGGGCGGCGCGCTTCGCGCTCCAGCCGCGCCGGGCAGCATCATCGCGGTGCTCGCGCAGACGGCCAACGGTGCGTACTTCGCGGTGATCCTGTCCGTCGTGCTCTCGGCCGCGGTGACCATGGCCATAGCCGCGATCATCCTCCGGGCCTCGCGCAAGCGCGACCTCGAGGCGATGGCGGCGACCGACGACGCGTTCGGCGCGGCGATCACGCAGACCGAGGCGGCGAAGGGCAAGTCGTCCGACGCGCTCGGCGGCCTGCGCGGCGGCGCGGCGACCGCGGCCGGCGGGGGCATCGATCCGGCCGTCATGACTGAGCGCGCGATCAAGAACATCGTGTTCGCCTGCGACGCCGGAATGGGCTCGTCCGCCATGGGCGCCAGCGTCCTGCGCAACAAGTTCAAGAAGGCCGGCATCGAGGACGTCACGGTCGTGAACAAGGCGATCGCCGCCCTCGACGGCAGCGCCGACCTGGTGATCACGCAGAACCAGCTCACCGATCGGGCGCGGCATGTGGCGCCGGGCGCGGTCCACGTCTCGGTGGACAACTTCATGAATTCGCCACGGTACGACGAGGTCGTAGAACTCGTCCGTGACCAGCACCAGGATGGTGTGTAG
- a CDS encoding PTS sugar transporter subunit IIA: protein MAREVLSIGQVRIHSGSATREEAMKEAADILESAGAVTSAYFDAMQQREQTVSTYMGNELAIPHGTNETKHTILDSALSVVRYDGGVDWDGEPVTFVVGIAGKGDEHLEILSQIAILFSDDDEVQKLKDAQSPEELFALVSAAGV, encoded by the coding sequence ATGGCACGTGAGGTACTGAGCATCGGCCAGGTGCGGATCCACAGCGGGAGCGCGACGCGCGAGGAGGCGATGAAGGAGGCGGCCGACATCCTCGAGTCCGCCGGCGCGGTCACGAGCGCCTACTTCGACGCGATGCAGCAGCGCGAGCAGACGGTCTCGACGTATATGGGCAACGAGCTCGCGATCCCGCACGGGACCAACGAGACCAAGCACACGATCCTCGACTCGGCCCTCTCGGTCGTCCGGTACGACGGCGGTGTCGACTGGGACGGCGAGCCCGTGACCTTCGTCGTGGGCATCGCCGGCAAGGGCGACGAGCACCTCGAGATCCTCTCCCAGATCGCGATCCTGTTCTCCGACGACGACGAGGTGCAGAAGCTGAAGGACGCCCAGTCGCCCGAAGAGCTCTTCGCGCTGGTCTCCGCCGCGGGCGTGTGA
- a CDS encoding mannitol-1-phosphate 5-dehydrogenase, with translation MKAVHFGAGNIGRGFVGLLLHQGGYELVFSDVAAPLVDAINGVSSYTVHEVGEGGRDTVVTGFRAINSAEHPDEVVDEIAVANVVTTAVGPTILKFVAPHIVAGLALRDPSSPPLQIMACENAINATDLLRDEILALAADAWDGLASRAVFANTAVDRIVPAQPEGSGVDVTVEPFYEWAIERPPFGDDPPRIPGAHFVDDLGPYIERKLFTVNTGHATTAYFGAQAGIDTIAAALADDDIAAHVAAALAETSALLAAKHGLDPADLADYRATILGRFRNAALPDTVWRVGRQPLRKLSRHERFVGPAAEAAERGLSVDALVAAMGALLAFDDQEDPQSVDLQRMLREQDAATFTATATGLEPGHPLFAKVVAVVEDRQAEIGV, from the coding sequence ATGAAGGCGGTCCACTTCGGCGCCGGCAACATCGGGCGCGGGTTCGTCGGCCTGCTGCTGCACCAGGGCGGCTACGAACTGGTCTTCTCGGATGTCGCGGCCCCGCTCGTCGACGCGATCAACGGGGTCTCCTCGTACACCGTGCACGAGGTCGGCGAAGGCGGGCGCGACACCGTCGTCACCGGCTTCCGCGCGATCAACAGCGCGGAGCACCCCGACGAGGTCGTCGACGAGATCGCCGTCGCCAACGTCGTCACAACAGCCGTCGGACCCACGATCCTCAAGTTCGTCGCCCCGCACATCGTCGCCGGCCTCGCCCTTCGCGACCCGTCCTCCCCGCCGCTGCAGATCATGGCCTGCGAGAACGCGATCAACGCCACCGATCTCCTTCGCGACGAGATCCTCGCCCTCGCGGCCGACGCATGGGACGGGCTCGCCTCCCGTGCGGTGTTCGCCAACACCGCCGTCGACCGCATCGTCCCCGCTCAGCCCGAGGGCTCGGGCGTCGACGTGACGGTCGAGCCCTTCTACGAGTGGGCCATCGAGCGGCCTCCGTTCGGAGACGACCCGCCCCGCATCCCGGGAGCGCACTTCGTCGACGACCTCGGTCCCTATATCGAGCGGAAGCTCTTCACGGTCAACACGGGTCATGCGACGACGGCGTACTTCGGCGCCCAGGCGGGCATCGACACGATCGCGGCCGCGCTCGCCGACGACGACATCGCGGCGCACGTCGCGGCGGCGCTGGCCGAGACCTCTGCGCTCCTCGCGGCGAAGCACGGACTCGACCCCGCCGATCTCGCGGACTACCGCGCCACGATCCTCGGCAGGTTCCGCAACGCGGCCCTCCCCGATACCGTGTGGCGCGTCGGGCGCCAGCCGCTGCGCAAGCTCTCCCGGCACGAGCGCTTCGTCGGGCCGGCAGCGGAGGCTGCGGAGCGCGGCCTGTCCGTCGACGCCCTCGTCGCCGCGATGGGCGCGCTGCTCGCCTTCGACGACCAGGAGGACCCGCAGTCGGTCGACCTGCAGCGGATGCTGCGCGAGCAGGATGCCGCGACCTTCACCGCGACCGCGACCGGCCTCGAGCCGGGGCATCCGCTCTTCGCGAAGGTCGTGGCCGTCGTCGAGGACCGGCAGGCGGAGATCGGCGTCTGA
- a CDS encoding alpha/beta hydrolase, with the protein MTDPSPQDSPAVDPPAKPRRRRGPRVLWWILGSVGALVLLAIVGILVWSQVGVMAAEPEPLAEVTSNPAIEITDTSGAIILAPATGASDEGLVFIPGAKVDPWAYANNFAGLVAEGGVTVVITKPWLNLAFFDLRPLSAFTDLVPDVGSWAVGGHSLGGVRSCQLAADADALVLFGSYCATDLSESDLPVLSIAGSEDGLSTPEKIAQARPLLPDDAQMEVIDGASHASFGDYGPQAGDGTPTIDDAEMDEALTAILLSFADELRG; encoded by the coding sequence GTGACCGATCCCTCACCCCAGGACTCCCCCGCCGTCGATCCGCCCGCGAAGCCCCGGCGCCGCCGGGGCCCGCGGGTGCTGTGGTGGATCCTCGGGTCGGTCGGGGCCCTGGTGCTGCTCGCGATCGTCGGAATCCTGGTGTGGAGTCAGGTCGGGGTGATGGCCGCTGAGCCCGAGCCTCTCGCAGAGGTGACCTCGAACCCGGCGATCGAGATCACCGACACGTCGGGCGCGATCATCCTCGCGCCGGCCACCGGCGCCTCCGATGAGGGACTCGTCTTCATCCCGGGAGCCAAGGTCGATCCGTGGGCGTACGCGAACAACTTCGCCGGGCTCGTGGCGGAGGGCGGGGTGACGGTGGTGATCACCAAGCCCTGGCTCAACCTCGCGTTCTTCGATCTGCGGCCGCTGTCGGCGTTCACCGACCTCGTGCCGGACGTCGGCTCCTGGGCCGTGGGCGGTCACTCGCTCGGCGGGGTGCGCTCGTGCCAATTGGCGGCCGACGCCGATGCGCTCGTCCTGTTCGGCTCCTATTGCGCGACCGACCTGTCCGAGTCCGACCTGCCCGTGCTCAGCATCGCCGGCAGCGAGGACGGACTGTCGACGCCGGAGAAGATCGCCCAGGCGCGGCCGCTCCTCCCCGACGACGCGCAGATGGAGGTCATCGACGGGGCCAGCCACGCCTCGTTCGGCGACTACGGCCCGCAGGCCGGCGACGGCACTCCGACGATCGACGATGCCGAGATGGACGAGGCGCTCACGGCCATCCTCCTCTCGTTCGCGGACGAGCTCCGCGGGTGA
- a CDS encoding TSUP family transporter, whose protein sequence is MTVVLACLAAFVAAVIQRITGLGFVLVLVGPIVLLYGPFEGVTIGVLLALVASLTAIPLVWKHIEWRRTWWLIWPGLIAAPFGALLVGLLPEAALLLLIAAMAYSALVAGWIPALSASLRGKPGAIVAGSAAGFMHVASGLSGPPLAAYAVGDRWAQRRFAASVQVIFATFSIASVALRGLPASPVEDIWLLIGATAAGIAIGTILSRNVSPRIARIAMLAIAWAGATVVLVRGILALWS, encoded by the coding sequence GTGACCGTCGTCCTCGCCTGCCTCGCCGCCTTCGTCGCCGCGGTCATCCAGCGCATCACGGGCCTCGGGTTCGTGCTCGTCCTGGTCGGTCCGATCGTCCTGCTGTACGGACCCTTCGAGGGCGTCACGATCGGGGTGCTTCTCGCCCTTGTGGCTTCGCTCACCGCCATCCCGCTGGTGTGGAAGCACATCGAGTGGCGTCGCACCTGGTGGCTCATCTGGCCCGGGCTGATCGCGGCCCCGTTCGGCGCCCTGCTCGTGGGGCTGCTTCCCGAGGCCGCCCTGCTGCTCCTCATCGCCGCGATGGCGTACTCCGCACTGGTCGCCGGCTGGATCCCGGCGCTGTCCGCGTCGCTGCGCGGCAAGCCGGGCGCGATCGTCGCCGGGTCGGCCGCCGGATTCATGCACGTGGCGAGCGGGCTGTCCGGCCCACCGCTGGCCGCCTACGCCGTCGGCGACAGGTGGGCGCAGCGCCGGTTCGCGGCGAGCGTGCAGGTGATCTTCGCGACGTTCAGCATCGCCTCGGTCGCCCTGCGCGGGCTTCCGGCGTCTCCGGTCGAGGACATCTGGCTGCTCATCGGCGCGACCGCGGCCGGCATCGCGATCGGCACGATCCTGAGCCGCAACGTCTCGCCCCGCATCGCCCGCATCGCGATGCTCGCGATCGCGTGGGCCGGCGCGACAGTGGTGCTGGTGCGAGGCATCCTGGCACTCTGGTCCTGA